In the genome of Spirochaetia bacterium, one region contains:
- a CDS encoding transketolase, whose translation MDKGISELLADPSRKMNAEELAVLAAVFRGKMFEILHQRGTGHWGGASSCAELITSLYFNRLNIKADCPEWEDRDRFILSKGHASVNLYTVMAYRGFFSTGMLPEFRTLGSCLQGHPCMTKLKGVDMSTGALGHGISVGLGMALAARIAHRNYWTYVLTGEGCLDEGSSWEALMAASKYKPEHLVLMIDYNKVQLDGTEDEIMPLEPLDDKLRAFGWNVCPYGLDGNNTSDILRSFEWMDEEGSWPKAVIYNTVKGKGVSFTEGDHKWHGAVITDDAFEKGIVELNADIVSKEAAL comes from the coding sequence ATGGACAAAGGAATATCAGAATTGCTGGCAGATCCTTCCAGAAAGATGAATGCCGAGGAACTGGCTGTCCTTGCGGCAGTGTTTCGGGGAAAAATGTTTGAAATCCTGCATCAGAGGGGAACAGGTCATTGGGGAGGAGCTTCTTCCTGTGCAGAACTGATTACCTCGCTTTATTTCAACAGGCTGAACATAAAGGCCGATTGTCCGGAATGGGAAGATCGTGATCGTTTCATACTGAGCAAAGGACATGCTTCCGTGAATCTATATACCGTCATGGCATACAGGGGATTCTTTTCTACAGGCATGCTCCCTGAGTTCAGGACGTTGGGCTCCTGCCTGCAGGGACATCCCTGCATGACGAAACTGAAAGGTGTGGATATGTCTACGGGGGCTTTGGGACATGGTATTTCCGTAGGATTGGGTATGGCCTTGGCCGCACGGATTGCCCATAGGAACTATTGGACGTATGTACTGACCGGAGAAGGTTGTCTGGATGAAGGTTCGAGCTGGGAAGCACTGATGGCGGCATCCAAGTATAAGCCTGAGCACTTGGTACTGATGATTGATTACAATAAAGTCCAGTTGGACGGTACTGAGGATGAAATAATGCCGTTGGAACCTTTGGATGACAAACTGAGGGCCTTTGGATGGAATGTCTGTCCCTATGGACTTGACGGCAACAATACGTCTGATATCCTGCGGTCCTTTGAATGGATGGATGAAGAAGGCTCATGGCCGAAGGCTGTTATCTACAATACCGTCAAAGGGAAAGGCGTGTCTTTTACTGAAGGAGACCATAAGTGGCATGGGGCTGTCATTACGGATGATGCCTTCGAGAAAGGCATCGTTGAACTGAATGCGGATATCGTTTCAAAGGAGGCGGCATTATGA
- a CDS encoding GntR family transcriptional regulator, whose protein sequence is MSLIKQTSLADQVYEVLKEKILSKEIKGGEKIQEEELARQFGVSRTPIREAIRRLSEYGLVTLNPRTHAEVNKINDREALDIAKVRIALECFAIDNIDQKILELNFPTLSRHAADCFFAFSTGKRAEAFEYDSLFHSALIKTTGNNALMDLYNRLDAKVQQLRIEQDEPDEELSMYIGQHGTLMQLLKDNKKQEAKELLKKHILHDMVQKLSDTDK, encoded by the coding sequence ATGTCATTAATCAAACAGACAAGTCTCGCGGATCAAGTATATGAAGTACTCAAGGAAAAGATCCTGAGCAAGGAAATCAAAGGAGGAGAAAAAATACAGGAAGAAGAACTGGCCCGCCAGTTCGGGGTATCTCGTACCCCCATAAGGGAAGCCATCAGGCGACTGAGTGAATATGGTTTGGTAACCTTGAACCCACGGACACATGCCGAGGTGAACAAGATAAATGACAGGGAGGCACTTGATATAGCCAAGGTACGCATCGCATTGGAGTGCTTTGCAATCGATAACATCGATCAGAAGATATTGGAACTGAACTTCCCCACACTTTCACGGCATGCCGCAGACTGTTTTTTTGCTTTCTCCACAGGGAAACGTGCAGAGGCCTTTGAATATGATTCCCTTTTCCATTCGGCACTAATCAAGACAACAGGCAATAACGCCTTGATGGATCTCTACAACCGGTTGGACGCAAAGGTCCAGCAACTGAGAATCGAACAAGATGAACCAGACGAGGAGCTATCCATGTACATAGGACAACATGGTACACTCATGCAGCTGCTCAAGGATAACAAAAAACAAGAAGCCAAGGAATTGCTGAAAAAACATATTCTGCATGACATGGTACAGAAGCTGTCTGATACCGACAAGTGA
- a CDS encoding phosphoglycerate dehydrogenase has product MSKYFVIITARSFGLSDDLAYRCLENAGCEWIKIDEKDGPIGKQLERMIPRADAVIAGLEPIDRNLISKACRLKVISRYGVGYDNIDYEAAKGRHIQITITPGTNGDSVADLAFGLLLAVARNIPLMDASIKNLHALRPQGLELYGKTLGVVGTGRIGQSMAERGKGFNMKVLAYDIYPNKMLEQTLGLQYVDFDSLLRNADCISVHAPLTPETENMFSLEQFQKMKSSTIFVNTARAEIVNEMDLAKALSKKIIYGAGLDVVRERNISESPFVSCPNCILTPHAGAATREASSKMSLLAVQNAIEVLEGKVCKYSV; this is encoded by the coding sequence ATGTCAAAATATTTTGTGATAATTACTGCACGGTCTTTTGGGTTAAGTGATGATCTTGCTTACCGATGTTTAGAGAATGCAGGCTGTGAATGGATAAAAATTGATGAAAAAGATGGACCGATCGGGAAACAGCTTGAGAGGATGATTCCTAGAGCCGATGCCGTTATTGCCGGTCTGGAACCAATTGACAGAAATCTGATCAGTAAGGCTTGCAGGCTCAAAGTAATTTCCAGATATGGCGTTGGGTATGATAATATTGACTATGAAGCCGCCAAGGGTAGACATATTCAGATAACGATTACCCCGGGTACAAACGGAGATTCTGTTGCCGACTTGGCTTTTGGTCTGTTGTTGGCAGTTGCGAGGAATATTCCTTTGATGGATGCATCAATAAAAAATTTGCATGCTTTACGACCACAGGGACTTGAATTGTATGGGAAGACCTTGGGGGTAGTAGGAACCGGGAGAATCGGACAGAGTATGGCAGAGAGAGGAAAAGGCTTCAATATGAAAGTACTTGCCTATGATATTTATCCAAATAAGATGTTGGAACAAACTCTCGGATTACAATATGTTGATTTTGATTCTTTACTTCGTAATGCAGATTGCATTTCTGTCCATGCTCCGTTGACACCGGAAACAGAAAACATGTTTTCCTTGGAGCAGTTCCAAAAGATGAAGAGTTCCACAATCTTTGTGAATACTGCACGGGCTGAGATCGTAAATGAAATGGATTTGGCCAAGGCTTTGAGCAAGAAAATCATTTATGGTGCAGGGCTTGATGTTGTCCGTGAAAGAAATATAAGCGAAAGTCCTTTTGTCTCTTGCCCTAACTGTATATTGACTCCTCACGCGGGAGCTGCAACACGTGAGGCTTCTTCAAAGATGAGCCTGTTGGCGGTTCAAAACGCCATCGAAGTGTTGGAGGGAAAGGTATGCAAATACAGTGTGTGA